TATTGTCCCTTCCGGTTTATAGCCGTTCCCGCTCACTTTATATTCCCGGTCGCCGGTAATAATCGTTTGGACGGTCATTTGATTTTCGGTAAGCGTTCCGGTTTTATCGGAACAAATGATCGTGGTGCTCCCCAAAGTCTCGACTGCCGGCAGTTTTCTAATTATCGCTCTCCGTTTGGCCATGCGGGAAACCCCTATGGCTAAAGTTATAGTGACCGCGGCCGGCATCCCTTCCGGAATAGCTGACACCGCCAGAGCGACAGCCGCCATGAACATATCCAAAAAGGAGTTGCCTCGCCACATCCCGACAACAATGACCACCAGAGAAAGGATAAAAATGATATATAGGAGGACCTGGCTAAAATGAGAGATTTTTTTTGTCAGAGGAGTTTCCAAATCGGTGGCCGAAGAGACCAGTCGGGCGATCTTTCCGACTTCGGTGCGATCTCCGGTTTCCGTGACCAGTGCCTTGCCTTGACCGGAAGCGACCAAGGTTGAAGCGTAAAGCATGTTCGTCCGGTCAGCCAGGACGGTATCGGCCGGCAGACCGGTTACTGATTTTTCCACCGGCATGGATTCTCCGGTCAAATTCGATTCGTTGACCCTTAACTCTTTGGCTTGAATGAGCCGCAGATCAGCGGCTATTTTATCTCCAGAAGCGACCATGACCAGATCGCCCGGCACAACTTCAGCCGAGTGGATCTTTTTTTTGCGTCCGCCTCGGATCACCTGGACCTCGATCTTTAAACTCTTTGACAGCGCGTCCAAGGCCTGGAGCGCTTTATCTTCCTGAAAATACCCGACCAGAGCGTTAAGCAGGACAACCCCAAAGATCACGGCCGATTCCACGGTTTCATTCAGAAAAAAAGTAACCACCGCGGCGACCATCAGGATGTAGACCAGCGGTTGGCTGAATTGCAGGATCAATCTTAACCAGGCAGGCTTATTTTTTGCCGGAGTAATAGTATTTCGGCCATATTTTTCAAGGCGACTGACCGCTTCGTCTTCCAATAGCCCATTTTCCTGGTCAGTCTCCAGCAAAGAAGCCGTTTCAGCGGCAGATTCGGCGTAGAATTCAGTGGCAATTTTCAACTGATGCATTATTTTCCGCCTTTCTTACAACCGACCATCAACCTGGACCATTGTTGTTAAATTTAGCGGAAGCCGCTCGTAATGTCAATTGGAACGCGATCTGTATTTTAATTGGCTGATCTGCTATTATTCCGGCATGAAGAGTGTCCAGATCACCGCTTTCGATTACAACGAAAAGCACTTCGTCGAGAAGGATATCCCGCTCAACACCTGCGTTATCTACAAGAACAAACCGACCGTCACCTGGATCAACATCGACAGCATCCACGACCATAAAGCGGTCAAAAATATTTGCGATTGCTTCGGCCTGGCCCCCGCCGTCTACGAACAGATCATCGACCCGACCCAGAGGCCCAAGATCGAAGACTATGGAAAATACTTATTCATCGTTTTAAAAATGTTCCTTTATAATAAGGTGACCCTCAAAGTTGCCGACGAGCAGGTCAGCTTTATCATTGGCCCCACTTACGTCATCTCTTTTCAGGAAAGAGCCCTTAAAGAGGACGTTTTTGACCCGGTCAGGAAAAGACTAAGGACCGCCGGCTCGAAGATCAGGCAGTCCAGGGCCGATTACCTCGCCTACCGTCTCATTGACGCGGTGATCGACTATTACTTTGTCATTCTCGAAATTATGGGAGACCAGATAGAAGAGATCGAAAAGGAAACGATCGCCAACCCGAGCAAAAAAACCCTGGTCCAAATGCAAAAAAAGCGAAAAGAGATGCTCTTTTTCCGCCGTTCGATCTGGCCGGTCAGGGAGATCATGAACTCCCTGCAGAGAGGCGAATCAAAGCTTATCTCGCCGGCGACACAAAAATACATGCGCGGCCTCTATGAGCACGCCATCCAGATCATTGACACGATCGAGACCGAAAGGGATACGATGTCCTCAATGCTCGATATCTATTTGTCGAGCTTAAGCAACAAATTGAACGAGGTCATGAAGATCCTGACCATGATCTCGACCATCTTTATGCCGCTGACCTTTATCACCGGCATTTACGGCATGAACTTCCGCCATATGCCGGAACTCGAATGGCGCTACGGCTACTATATGGTCTGGGGACTGACGATCTCCATCGTCGTCTCCATGTTCGTTTATTATAAAAAGAAGAAGTGGTTCTGAAACTACCCCCTTTATTGTATAATTATTAATAATGTTTACCGCTATTATTATTGTCACCGGGTTGATCCTGTTTGAAGTCATTTCGAGCATCGATAACGCCATTATTAACGCTGAAGTCCTGACGACAATGAGCCCCAGGGCGCGGCGCTGGTTTTTATTCTGGGGGATCCTCTTCGCGGTCTTTGTGGTCCGCGGTTTTCTCCCCTGGCTGATCGTTTGGGCGGTCAATCCGGCCCTGGGGCCATGGGGGGCGTTAACCGCCACTTTTTCCAGCGACCCGGCGATCAAAGGATCGATCGAGCAATCGGCCCCGATCCTCCTGGCCGGCGGCGGCATTTTCCTGGTCTTTCTTTTCCTCCACTGGTTATTCCTGGAAGAAAAACATTTTGGCCTCCCCCGGACCGAGAAATTCTTTTTAAGACAGGGGGTCTGGTTCTACGCGATCGTTTCGGTTATTTTAACCGCGGTCGTTTGGTTTTCTTTGAGCATCAACAACCTAATGGCGCTGGGAGCGGTGATCGGTTCGACCGCCTTTTTTATTACTCATGGTTTTAAGCAAAACGCCGAAGAGAACGAAAAAAAGTTGATGACCGCCAAATTCACCGATGTCAGCAAGGTTCTTTATCTGGAGATCATAGACGCCACTTTTTCGATCGACGGGGTCCTGGGAGCTTTTGCCTTCACTCTTTCCATCCCGCTGATCCTGGTCGGCAACGGGATAGGCGCGCTGGTCGTCCGCCAGTTGACGATCAAAGGGATCGGCAAAATAAAAAATTATATTTTTCTGAAGAACGGGGCAATGTATTCGATCCTGGTCCTGGGAGCGATCATGCTTTTGCGCTCTTTCGGCTTTGCGATCCCTGAATTTGCCTCCCCTATCGTCACCTTTCTGATCATCGGTTATTTCTTTGCTCTTTCCTTAAAACCTGCCAAATGATCCATGCTTATTACGTCTACATCATTAAATGCTCGAACCAGGCATTGTACACAGGGATCACCAACGACCTGGAACGAAGATTTGAACAGCATCGGACCGGTCGTGGGGCCCGTTATACCACCGCCAATCCGGCGGTCAAGCTTCTTTACAGTCAAAAATGCGGCAGTAGAAGCCTGGCGTTAAAACGGGAAGCAAAGATCAAAAAGTTGAGCCGAACGAAGAAATTGGCATTAATCAAACGCGCAGCGCGCCATTGTTTTTAGGGCCAAGTCACCGGCTGCGGCCATATTTTTACCCAATGAGATGAAACCGTGGTTCTTAATGATCAGAAAATCATTCTTACCCAACACAGTCATGATCTGATCGGCTAATTCCATTGTACCGTATGGTTTCTCCCACTCGGTGGAAACCAAGCCCAATCTAGCCTGATTATCCAGCAATTTCTGGCAATGACCGTGAAAAACCGCGTTGACCTCCGGCCTCTTTTGATAGATCAAATAATGGAACATGCTTTCCGAAGAAGGCTCGCGTTGACCGGCGGCGTAAACGATCTTTTGCTCAAGATCGACCCGGTCGACTTTCACAAAACTCTCCGCGGCCGAGGTTTCTTTCATCCCGGAAGAAGTGATAATAAATCGGTTCTCCGGTTTCAGCCGAAAACTTAGATTCCCGTAAACCCCGCCCTCATAGGACGGCATCAGCCCGCTTTGAGTGAATTGGTCGCACCATTTTTTGAGCTCATCGATCCGCGGATCGCCGGGGACCTGCCGATCGAGGAATTCAGTAGTAAACTTGGGAGTAACCTTAGTCCCTTCTTCCATTATAAGAACAACCGCTTGATCGCTTCTTCATTTGGTTTAACGATCCCTTTTTCGGTGATGATCCCGGTGATGAATTTGGCTGGCGTCACGTCAAAAGCCGGATTGACCGCTTTGGAACCCGGTGAACAGACCAATATCCGACGCAAAACCCCTTGCTCGTCAGGTCCGGTCTGGCAGAGGACTTCCTCTTCGCTCCGCTCTTCGATCGGAATATCACCCCCGTCGCGGCACTTCAGGTCAAAGGTCGAGGTCGGCGCGGCAATATAAAAAGGAACCCCGTATTCTTTGGCGCAGATCGCTTTTTCCAACGTCCCGATCTTGTTGGCGGTATCACCGTTCGCGGCGATCCGGTCGGCTCCAACGATCATCAGGTCGATCTTGCCATGCGACATCAGGTAAGCGCCGGCGTTATCTGGAATAATGGCATGCGGAATGTTCTCGCTCTTCAGCTCCCAGGCGGTCAGGCGGGCTCCCTGGCCGCGCGGCCTGGTTTCATCGGCAAAGACAAAAACTTTTTTTCCCGCGCGATGAGCGGCATAGATCGGAGAAAGGGCCGAGCCATAGTCGACGAAAGCGAGCCAGCCGGCGTTACAGTGGGTCTCGATATTCATCCCATCTTTGATCAATTGGCTCCCGTGTTCGCCGATCAGGCGGCAATTCTCGGCATCTTCATCGGCGATCTTTTGCGCTTCGGCCACTCCGGCTTTGACCGGCTCCCCCCCCTTTTTTGCCGCTTCATAAACCCGATCAACGGCAAAAAAAAGATTTTGGGCGGTTGGCCTGGTCGATTCGATCATTTTCTTCCCCTGATCAATGACGGCCCAATTTCCCTGGGGAGCTTCGAGCAAAACCTGGGCCATGGCAAACCCGGCCGCCGCGCCGATCGCACCCGCCCCCCTGACGATCATAGTTTTAATAGCGTGGCAGGTATCGGCTGAAGTCGGCGCCTGGTGGATCTTGAAGTTAAAAGGAAGAAGATTCTGCTCGATCAGCTGGACGGTCGCCCCTTCCAGCCAGACTGTCCGGTAATGTTGGCCGTTGACTTTAATGGGACTATTCCCCTTCGAACGCAGTTTGGGCGTAAACCTGGTAACCGGCTGCTTCCAGCTTGGCCCGGCCGCCAATGTCTGGCAAGTCGACGATAAAAGCGAATTCGACGACCTCTCCCCCCAGTTTTTTTACCAGCTTACCGGCCGCCATCGCTGTCCCTCCGGTGGCGATCAGGTCGTCAATGATCAGGACTTTCTGCCCCTTTTCGATCGCGTCCTTATGGATCTCGATCGTGTCTGTTCCATATTCGAGCGCGTATTCTTCCCGCTCGGTTTCAGCCGGGAGCTTCCCCTTTTTGCGGACCGGGACAAATCCTTTGCCCAATAGATACGCGAGCGCCCCCCCCAGGATAAAGCCGCGGGAATCGATCCCCACGACAATATCGATCTCTTTGTTTTGATAACGGGCGACAAAATCATCCAGACAAAGCTTAAGCCCGACCGGATCTTTGAGCAAAGTGGTGATATCTCGAAACATGATCCCTTTTTTCGGCCAGTGGGGAACGGTCCTGATGCGTGATTTGATCGGCATATTTCTCTCCTTTATTTGATCTGGGGAATGGTTTTGACCAGCAGCGTTTTAACTTTTTCGGCGTTTGCTTTCATTGTCTGCATTACCATTTCAAAAGTGACCGGGGCTTCATCGTCTTTCCAGCAGTCGTAATCGGTCGACATGGCGATCGTCTGATATGGGATCCCCAATTCGTTGGCCAAAATAACTTCGGGACAGGTCGACATGTTAATAATATCCGCTCCCCAGGCCCGGAACATATGGCTCTCTGCCCGGGTCGAAAACCGCGGCCCCTCGATCGTCACGACCGTAACATCACGATTATACTTATATCCAAGCTCATCACTGGTCCGGCAAAGAAGCTCCCGCATTTTTTTATCGTATGGTTCGCTCATTGGGGTGTGGACAACCTTTTCGGTAAAGAAGGTCAGGTTCCGGTGGCGGGTAAAATCGATAAATTGCGAAGGGAAAACCAGATTTCCCGGTTTGATCTCTTCCCTAAGCGAACCGACCGCGGTCGCCGCCAGTATATGGGTACAACCAATCTCTTTTAAGGCCCAAATATTGGCCAGAAAATTCACCTTGGTCGGCATGATCCCATGGTCCTTGCCGTGCCTGGCCAAAATAACAACTTCGACCCCTTCGATCTTGCCGCAGGTCAGTTCAGAAGTGGGCTGGCCATGAATATTGTTCGCTTCAATCTCTACCGGATTTTTTATGATCTTTGGGTCGTCCAATCCGGACCCGCCGATGATTCCTATTTTAACCATATTTTGATATTATAACACCTAACAGTACCAAAATTAACCGCGCAATTAATTGCGCGGTTAAAGATCAAAGGAAAAAACTATTGAATAAACATCATAAAACCAGCTGGAACGACGTCGCCGGCTGGTACGACCAGCTGGTCGGAGAAAAAGGCTCCGATTATCACGAAAAAGTGATCGTGCCGGGAACGCTCAAAATGCTTGTCCCCCGCCGGGGGGAAAAGATCCTTGATCTCGCCTGCGGACAGGGGATCCTCTGCCGGGAGCTGGCCAAGGCGGGAACCGAAGTGGTCGGGATCGATGCCGCCCCAAACCTGATCAAAGCGGCCAGGGAACGCTCGACCGGCCATAAATCGATCAGTTATTTTGTCAGCGATGCCGCCGATCTGCGCCCGCTTGCCGACTCGAGGTTTGACGCCGTCGCCTGCGTCATGGCGATCCAAAACATTGAGCCGCTCGGCAAAGTCCTGGCCGAATCGGCCCGGGTCCTGAAAAAAGGGGGGCGATTTTTGATCGTCACCAGCCACCCTTGCTTTAGGATCCCCCGCCAGAGCGGCTGGGGATTTGACGACCAGCGGCAAATGCAATACCGCAGGGTCGACAGCTATCTTTCCGAATTGAAGATCCCGATCAAAATGCACCCCGGCTACGATCCGGGAAAGATAACCTGGACTTTCCATCGTCCGCTGGGAGCATATTTCTCCGCCCTGAATAAGGCCGGTTTTGCCGTTTCGCGGCTGGAAGAATGGGCCTCGCACCGCCACAGCCTTCCCGGCGCCAAGGCCAAAGCGGAAAACCGGTCACGTCAGGAAATCCCGCTTTTTCTTGCCTTGCTCGCTGTCAAATACTAGGGTATAATAGCCGAGTCGAAAAATAAATTGTAAAGGAGATCACAACATGCTCGCAGAACGTTCAGAATTCAAAGGTAAGCCGATGCTCATCCTCAAACGGGATGAAAGCGACAAATTCCCTTTTTCCTTCGGCATGTCCAAGGCCAAACTGATCCTGGAAGCCATTGAAGAGATCAAGAAATTCGTCGCGGAGAACGAAAAATAGACCTGACCAGATTTTTCTTCGGTTCCAAAATTAAAAAACTTGAACATACCGATGTCCTCTACCGGAGCTGGGGTCCGGCTGGGGCATCGGTTGTTCTTCTTTTGATCCATGGTATTGGCGCCCAATCCGATCGCTGGCATTATTTGGCCGAATATCTGGCCAAATTCAATTTCGCGACCTACGCTATTGACCTGAAAGGCTTTGGCGAGACCAAAACACCGCGCGGCCACATTGAATCCTTCGATATTTATTTCCAGGACATAAAAAAGCTCTATGCCAAGATCAGGCACGAC
The window above is part of the Candidatus Margulisiibacteriota bacterium genome. Proteins encoded here:
- the corA gene encoding magnesium/cobalt transporter CorA produces the protein MERDLYFNWLICYYSGMKSVQITAFDYNEKHFVEKDIPLNTCVIYKNKPTVTWINIDSIHDHKAVKNICDCFGLAPAVYEQIIDPTQRPKIEDYGKYLFIVLKMFLYNKVTLKVADEQVSFIIGPTYVISFQERALKEDVFDPVRKRLRTAGSKIRQSRADYLAYRLIDAVIDYYFVILEIMGDQIEEIEKETIANPSKKTLVQMQKKRKEMLFFRRSIWPVREIMNSLQRGESKLISPATQKYMRGLYEHAIQIIDTIETERDTMSSMLDIYLSSLSNKLNEVMKILTMISTIFMPLTFITGIYGMNFRHMPELEWRYGYYMVWGLTISIVVSMFVYYKKKKWF
- a CDS encoding DUF475 domain-containing protein is translated as MFTAIIIVTGLILFEVISSIDNAIINAEVLTTMSPRARRWFLFWGILFAVFVVRGFLPWLIVWAVNPALGPWGALTATFSSDPAIKGSIEQSAPILLAGGGIFLVFLFLHWLFLEEKHFGLPRTEKFFLRQGVWFYAIVSVILTAVVWFSLSINNLMALGAVIGSTAFFITHGFKQNAEENEKKLMTAKFTDVSKVLYLEIIDATFSIDGVLGAFAFTLSIPLILVGNGIGALVVRQLTIKGIGKIKNYIFLKNGAMYSILVLGAIMLLRSFGFAIPEFASPIVTFLIIGYFFALSLKPAK
- a CDS encoding GIY-YIG nuclease family protein, with the protein product MIHAYYVYIIKCSNQALYTGITNDLERRFEQHRTGRGARYTTANPAVKLLYSQKCGSRSLALKREAKIKKLSRTKKLALIKRAARHCF
- a CDS encoding class II aldolase/adducin family protein, whose protein sequence is MEEGTKVTPKFTTEFLDRQVPGDPRIDELKKWCDQFTQSGLMPSYEGGVYGNLSFRLKPENRFIITSSGMKETSAAESFVKVDRVDLEQKIVYAAGQREPSSESMFHYLIYQKRPEVNAVFHGHCQKLLDNQARLGLVSTEWEKPYGTMELADQIMTVLGKNDFLIIKNHGFISLGKNMAAAGDLALKTMARCAFD
- the mtnA gene encoding S-methyl-5-thioribose-1-phosphate isomerase, translated to MKVNGQHYRTVWLEGATVQLIEQNLLPFNFKIHQAPTSADTCHAIKTMIVRGAGAIGAAAGFAMAQVLLEAPQGNWAVIDQGKKMIESTRPTAQNLFFAVDRVYEAAKKGGEPVKAGVAEAQKIADEDAENCRLIGEHGSQLIKDGMNIETHCNAGWLAFVDYGSALSPIYAAHRAGKKVFVFADETRPRGQGARLTAWELKSENIPHAIIPDNAGAYLMSHGKIDLMIVGADRIAANGDTANKIGTLEKAICAKEYGVPFYIAAPTSTFDLKCRDGGDIPIEERSEEEVLCQTGPDEQGVLRRILVCSPGSKAVNPAFDVTPAKFITGIITEKGIVKPNEEAIKRLFL
- a CDS encoding adenine phosphoribosyltransferase, producing MPIKSRIRTVPHWPKKGIMFRDITTLLKDPVGLKLCLDDFVARYQNKEIDIVVGIDSRGFILGGALAYLLGKGFVPVRKKGKLPAETEREEYALEYGTDTIEIHKDAIEKGQKVLIIDDLIATGGTAMAAGKLVKKLGGEVVEFAFIVDLPDIGGRAKLEAAGYQVYAQTAFEGE
- the mtnP gene encoding S-methyl-5'-thioadenosine phosphorylase, producing the protein MVKIGIIGGSGLDDPKIIKNPVEIEANNIHGQPTSELTCGKIEGVEVVILARHGKDHGIMPTKVNFLANIWALKEIGCTHILAATAVGSLREEIKPGNLVFPSQFIDFTRHRNLTFFTEKVVHTPMSEPYDKKMRELLCRTSDELGYKYNRDVTVVTIEGPRFSTRAESHMFRAWGADIINMSTCPEVILANELGIPYQTIAMSTDYDCWKDDEAPVTFEMVMQTMKANAEKVKTLLVKTIPQIK
- a CDS encoding methyltransferase domain-containing protein produces the protein MNKHHKTSWNDVAGWYDQLVGEKGSDYHEKVIVPGTLKMLVPRRGEKILDLACGQGILCRELAKAGTEVVGIDAAPNLIKAARERSTGHKSISYFVSDAADLRPLADSRFDAVACVMAIQNIEPLGKVLAESARVLKKGGRFLIVTSHPCFRIPRQSGWGFDDQRQMQYRRVDSYLSELKIPIKMHPGYDPGKITWTFHRPLGAYFSALNKAGFAVSRLEEWASHRHSLPGAKAKAENRSRQEIPLFLALLAVKY